One genomic region from Lycorma delicatula isolate Av1 chromosome 1, ASM4794821v1, whole genome shotgun sequence encodes:
- the LOC142318343 gene encoding uncharacterized protein LOC142318343, translated as MNNGIYFIFIAALTISRGENYGAVKDFDATADLIEKHEPDAEKKYLHYTDLKSRITYNQNKPLLFYNNFYYKNTRNDQLQNNFSEEKSDNFLRNSEIIFHYKKLPETKTISQKIRNIFNPFYNFPFTLFLLHYSRFNFSNRSVNIKISRYLEFNKNNITDGNLPSNTIKKVKNIFCWETTRKEKTNINKRFKLTEENTSHRKRSYYFKTSSENFNNNLTNEIINKSSVHLNKKSPFKRFIRHERNPCYSEYRNSSGSYFYYDVIRVFKYIHGYSGWSDDPRMVNKSFHSNNSTKIPKCKEHLTKSLLNWTNPYKTSGVLKNILNSKENHTMIIGNDSYLKYFSNKLSNNPDNNRSSNIPKNAYKSSDFGTNLILQSQIFNLPNKKNNFIAKNKNNLPENMISKGKYVPSMYYFYNNSKGYKYNEYPKSVLEISKQKTNSLNNNIKYYYYPLVSQNFNGGNKKHEKLGFEKCNDFFFKSHQNINYLKEQNEVEGSENNNFNKKLTNEQKNSNERKYLLNRLTESLNILKKKFTLTSNVKPSKKMKGIKKYTNIPITVGNVYADPDIKDE; from the coding sequence gTGCAGTAAAGGATTTTGATGCGACTGCTGATCTGATTGAAAAACATGAACCAGatgctgaaaaaaaatatttacattatacagatttaaaatctCGTATTacttataatcaaaataaacctttacttttttataacaatttttattataaaaatacacggAATGatcaactacaaaataatttttccgaggaaaaatcagataattttttaagaaattcagagataatttttcattacaaaaaattgcCTGAAACTAAAACTATTTCTCAAaaaattcgaaatatttttaatccattttataattttccatttacattatttcttctacattattcaagatttaattttagtaatcgatcagtaaacattaaaatttctagatacttggaatttaataaaaataatattacagatgGCAATTTACCATccaacacaataaaaaaagtgaaaaatattttttgttgggaAACTACGcgtaaagaaaaaactaacattaataaacgttttaaattaacAGAGGAAAATACTAGTCATCGTAAAAGGTCATATTATTTCAAAACGTCTTCGGAGAACTTTAACAATAATCttactaatgaaataataaacaaaagttctgttcacttaaataaaaaatcaccatTTAAGAGATTTATACGTCATGAAAGGAATCCTTGCTATAGCGAATACAGAAATTCTAGCGGGTCTTATTTTTACTATGATGTAATcagagtttttaaatatatccatGGTTACTCTGGTTGGTCAGATGATCCCAGAATGgttaataaatcatttcattCGAATAACTCGACTAAAATCCCGAAATGTAAAGAACATTTGACAAAAAGTTTACTAAATTGGACAAATCCTTACAAAACATCtggagtattaaaaaatatattaaattccaaAGAAAATCATACAATGATAATAGGGAATGActcttatttgaaatatttttcaaataaattgtctAATAATCCTGATAATAACAGATCATCAAATATAccaaaaaatgcatataaatctAGTGACTTTGGTaccaatttaatattacaaagccagatatttaatttaccaaataaaaaaaataatttcattgcaaaaaataaaaataacttaccaGAAAATATGATCTCAAAAGGAAAATATGTACCTtccatgtattatttttacaataattctaaaGGTTATAAATATAATGAGTATCCAAAATCtgtattagaaatttcaaaacaaaaaactaattcattaaataataatattaaatattattattaccctCTAGTATCACAAAACTTTAACGGTGGTAATAAAAAACACGAAAAACTTGGTTTTGAAaaatgcaatgattttttttttaaatctcatcagaatattaactatttaaaagaacaaaacgaagtcGAAggatctgaaaataataatttcaataaaaaattaactaatgaacagaaaaattcaaacgaaagaaaatatttattgaatagatTAACGGAATCACTgaacattttgaagaaaaaatttacgcTTACATCAAATGTAAAACccagtaaaaaaatgaaaggtataaaaaaatacacaaatattccAATAACTGTTGGGAACGTATATGCTGATCCTGATATAAAAGACGAATGA